The proteins below come from a single Eubacterium limosum genomic window:
- a CDS encoding YceD family protein has translation MIINVLKLLNDETLNYEFRLFQDDLKGYGDDYEGKLDENGALVKGSNKKLGATEFLMKFTLTGVIVYPCARCLTPTPVSSVFEFEDTIETDPGTETIDMVPYVEECLFINEPFKVLCDEDCKGLCPSCGANLNQEQCSCGDDSDIDPRMEALKKLL, from the coding sequence GTTTTAAAATTATTAAATGATGAAACCCTGAATTATGAATTTCGTCTGTTTCAGGATGATCTCAAAGGATATGGGGACGATTATGAGGGAAAGCTGGATGAAAACGGCGCTTTGGTAAAGGGCAGCAATAAAAAGCTCGGGGCTACTGAGTTTTTGATGAAGTTTACTTTGACCGGAGTGATTGTTTATCCCTGCGCCCGCTGTCTTACACCCACCCCCGTTAGCAGTGTCTTTGAATTCGAGGACACAATCGAAACGGACCCGGGTACGGAGACCATTGATATGGTGCCCTATGTTGAGGAGTGTCTCTTTATCAACGAGCCGTTTAAGGTTTTGTGTGACGAAGACTGTAAGGGGTTATGTCCAAGTTGTGGAGCAAACTTAAATCAAGAACAATGCAGTTGCGGGGATGACTCGGATATTGATCCGAGGATGGAAGCCCTTAAAAAGCTACTGTAA
- the rpmF gene encoding 50S ribosomal protein L32 — translation MAVPKSKISKSRRDKRRTHYKLNIPGMSVCPKCGEIKLPHRVCKSCGTYKDVNVMIED, via the coding sequence ATGGCAGTACCAAAGAGTAAAATTTCTAAATCTAGAAGAGACAAGAGAAGAACACATTACAAACTGAATATCCCTGGTATGAGCGTATGCCCAAAATGTGGTGAAATCAAATTACCACACCGCGTATGCAAATCCTGCGGAACCTATAAAGATGTAAATGTAATGATTGAAGACTAA
- the plsX gene encoding phosphate acyltransferase PlsX, whose amino-acid sequence MNIFVDAMGGDNAPVEIVKGAVDAVKEYGVALTLVGKEDIVKQELAKYTYPQDKIKVLHAQTVIGFDEEPAMAIRRKEDSSLVVALNAMKGDPDSVLISAGSTGALLSGGLLKLGRIKGIKRPALAAALPKDGGVVLLIDTGANADCKSEYLEQFAMLGHVYFESVLGKKNPKVGLVNIGSEEEKGSIMVKEAYQLLKNSDLNFVGNVEARDIPTTDVDILVCDGFTGNIVLKLLEGLSSYLMKGIKKSIMGSAKGKIGGALIKNDLKQFKKQFDSDEAGGAPFLGVKGGIIKAHGSSGAYAIKNAINQSIKFIDNDVLGKITAKLQEEKAVKEQEKE is encoded by the coding sequence GTGAATATATTCGTCGATGCAATGGGCGGCGACAACGCGCCGGTCGAGATTGTCAAAGGCGCAGTGGACGCAGTCAAGGAATACGGTGTGGCCCTCACCCTTGTGGGTAAGGAGGACATCGTAAAGCAGGAGCTGGCAAAATATACCTATCCACAGGATAAGATAAAGGTGCTCCACGCGCAGACCGTCATCGGTTTTGACGAGGAGCCGGCAATGGCGATCCGCAGAAAAGAGGATTCCTCGCTGGTGGTGGCCTTAAACGCAATGAAGGGCGATCCTGACAGTGTGCTCATTTCAGCGGGCAGCACAGGCGCGCTGCTTTCCGGCGGGCTTCTTAAACTGGGAAGGATCAAGGGGATCAAGCGTCCGGCGCTGGCGGCTGCGCTGCCAAAGGACGGCGGCGTGGTGCTGCTCATTGATACCGGGGCCAATGCAGACTGCAAGTCCGAGTATCTGGAACAGTTCGCCATGCTGGGACATGTCTATTTTGAGAGCGTTTTGGGTAAAAAGAATCCTAAGGTGGGCCTGGTCAACATTGGCTCTGAGGAGGAAAAGGGCAGCATCATGGTCAAGGAAGCTTACCAGCTGCTTAAAAACAGTGACCTGAATTTTGTGGGCAATGTCGAAGCCCGGGATATTCCCACGACCGATGTGGATATACTGGTGTGCGACGGCTTTACAGGCAACATTGTGCTCAAGCTGCTCGAGGGCCTGTCCAGCTACCTGATGAAAGGGATCAAAAAATCCATCATGGGCTCTGCCAAGGGCAAGATCGGCGGGGCGCTCATCAAAAACGACCTGAAACAGTTCAAGAAGCAGTTTGACTCAGACGAAGCCGGCGGAGCACCGTTTTTGGGCGTGAAGGGCGGCATCATCAAGGCCCACGGCAGCAGTGGCGCCTATGCCATCAAAAACGCCATTAACCAGAGCATTAAGTTTATTGACAATGATGTTCTGGGCAAAATCACTGCCAAACTACAGGAAGAAAAGGCAGTTAAGGAACAGGAGAAAGAATAA
- the acpP gene encoding acyl carrier protein: MEEKFAKVQEIIAEQLELDPAKITMESSLMEDLEADSLDVIELVMAFEEEFGVKMPDEELENIKTVGDIVNALN, from the coding sequence ATGGAAGAAAAATTTGCAAAAGTTCAGGAAATTATCGCGGAACAGCTGGAGCTTGATCCGGCAAAGATCACCATGGAATCCTCTTTGATGGAGGATCTGGAAGCAGACTCTCTGGACGTCATTGAGCTGGTCATGGCCTTTGAGGAAGAATTCGGCGTTAAAATGCCGGACGAAGAGCTTGAAAATATTAAAACCGTTGGTGATATCGTAAACGCACTAAACTAA
- the rnc gene encoding ribonuclease III gives MKRIEDRIAYTFKDKELLKVALTHSSHSGTTTNNERLEFLGDAVLELIISEYLFKYNKLSEGKMTKIRSNIVCAESLSQAASDLNLGEYMLLGKGEIVTGGRKRKSNLANAFEAVMGAVFLDSDYDTTKKVVLGTLEKNIELALSGGLIKDYKTELQEQIQKHSDNAIEYVLEKSEGPEHNKTFFIDLTFNGVVVSKGTGKSKKEAEQNAAKNYLFKDKKSE, from the coding sequence ATGAAGAGAATTGAAGATCGCATTGCTTACACATTTAAGGACAAGGAACTTCTGAAGGTGGCGCTGACCCACAGCTCACATTCAGGAACGACCACGAACAATGAACGCCTGGAGTTTTTGGGGGATGCAGTATTGGAGCTGATTATCAGCGAGTATTTGTTTAAATACAACAAGCTTTCCGAGGGAAAGATGACGAAAATCCGCTCCAATATTGTATGTGCCGAATCCTTGTCCCAGGCCGCCTCTGACCTGAATCTGGGGGAATATATGCTCCTTGGCAAGGGGGAAATTGTAACCGGGGGCAGAAAACGCAAATCCAATCTGGCCAACGCCTTTGAGGCAGTGATGGGCGCGGTATTTTTAGACAGCGACTATGACACCACCAAAAAGGTCGTGCTGGGAACCCTTGAAAAAAACATCGAGCTGGCCCTGAGCGGCGGGCTCATCAAGGATTACAAAACCGAGCTTCAGGAGCAGATCCAGAAGCACAGTGACAATGCCATCGAGTATGTGCTGGAAAAATCCGAGGGGCCGGAGCACAACAAGACCTTTTTCATCGACCTGACCTTTAACGGTGTGGTCGTGAGCAAGGGGACCGGCAAGAGTAAGAAAGAAGCCGAGCAGAACGCGGCGAAAAACTATCTGTTTAAAGACAAAAAGAGTGAATAA
- the smc gene encoding chromosome segregation protein SMC, with the protein MYLKKLALAGFKSFAEPVELEFSKGVSAIVGPNGSGKSNITDAIRWVLGEQSTKSLRGKKMEDVIFSGTEKKKPLNYAEVTLTLDNTSGFTLDNLDEIVITRRLFRSGESEYRMNQKNCKLKDIHELFMDTGLGKNGYSLISQGGIENIIGASPQELRGIVEEAVGIVNYKTKKQEAEKKLENTQNNLERLKDILEEIEKQLKPLKVQSEKAKEYLELREALKKVDLMVFYHNMKDASEQLAAYEKQLAEVRFQIFEIEKKTEEKDRAFQNARGNIRGITEQADAMAEALEQLKKRIGECERELLITQGKSENESANAERLTQDLNAHLDEHGRFQAEYDELTASRDAAAQAYEAENADLQKLVDEKSRHQAELEAEKLKQAEGVSLREEREQQRAVLNDTLLDLKTRLAGFTTKKSFHEDQLKRVSAEQERSSQLLSDTLLEAEQNERTRARLAAETESLRNQTEEAEKKAQGLKNDYSVLENNYKVNLSQRDYLKSVQKNYSDYFPSIRTIMNSREHLGDMIDKVYGPVGELLSIPDRFTMAVDVALGGKSQNIVVEDVTTANQCINILKKQRAGRATFLPLDNLRYGRVEARDLEILSRSPGFEGIASELVEYGPRFKRVIESLLGRIVVAADFNAGRAIQKALFGKYTVVTLEGEIFYPGGAIVGGYTKSGKQSPLFKKAEIEKLEAEMKRQDSEKLKIKAAYREAFKAYEALKEAAKKAELRLNSVEQEHWKISQNLETTKKRMAESDRIFKSLQDDAGSSLENEKRLRETVAQKEAELAALEAEMEQDDTGSAEYIEVVRGAIEGLNRKISEGRIKLARDNEGIRSLEQQMAMIHSQIETCISREKKVESEIRACRESSALHRTRCEVLKVETEELQAAVDEKRAALESFSTETREQTAISEALEQEIKDLNHQLILQNETKNNAEMAKNKLEMQMTHWEENIFESYDMNFVMVGDIYEALSQEDLDLSPENQRSLKGRMAAMGNVNVGAIEEYLELNERYGFMSAQYKDLTKAKGELERIIDSLYESMERQFAKQFAELQKKFTRIFGILFEGGKAHIEYTDPENVLESGIELVAQPPGKNLRHISLLSGGEKSMIAIALLFSFLELNPSPFCVIDEIDAALDDHNIYRFTSYLEHIATDNQFIIITHRKSTLEACDAIYGVSMAKNGISKLVAVRLSDYIEPGA; encoded by the coding sequence TTGTACCTGAAAAAACTGGCCCTGGCCGGGTTTAAATCATTTGCGGAGCCCGTAGAGCTGGAATTTTCCAAGGGGGTGTCGGCCATTGTCGGCCCCAACGGCAGCGGGAAGAGCAATATAACCGACGCGATCCGCTGGGTGCTGGGTGAACAGAGCACCAAGTCCCTGAGGGGCAAGAAGATGGAGGATGTTATCTTCTCCGGAACCGAGAAAAAGAAACCTCTCAACTACGCAGAAGTCACCCTGACCTTAGACAATACCAGCGGCTTTACCCTGGACAATCTGGACGAGATTGTCATCACCAGGCGGCTTTTCCGCTCCGGCGAGAGCGAATACCGCATGAACCAGAAAAACTGTAAGCTCAAGGATATCCATGAGCTGTTTATGGACACCGGCCTTGGCAAAAACGGGTATTCCCTTATCAGCCAGGGCGGGATTGAGAATATTATCGGCGCCAGCCCCCAGGAGCTTCGCGGCATTGTGGAGGAGGCTGTCGGCATTGTCAACTACAAGACCAAGAAGCAGGAGGCCGAGAAAAAGCTTGAGAACACCCAGAATAACCTGGAGCGCCTGAAGGACATCCTGGAAGAAATTGAAAAACAGCTGAAGCCCTTAAAGGTCCAGTCCGAAAAGGCCAAGGAGTACCTGGAGCTGCGGGAGGCCCTTAAAAAGGTCGACCTCATGGTGTTTTACCACAACATGAAGGACGCCTCAGAGCAGCTGGCCGCCTACGAGAAGCAGCTGGCCGAGGTCCGGTTCCAGATTTTTGAGATCGAGAAAAAGACCGAGGAAAAGGACCGCGCCTTCCAGAACGCCCGGGGCAATATCCGGGGCATTACCGAGCAGGCCGACGCCATGGCAGAGGCCCTGGAGCAGCTGAAAAAGCGCATTGGCGAGTGCGAGCGTGAGCTCCTCATAACCCAGGGCAAAAGCGAGAACGAGTCCGCCAACGCCGAGCGGCTTACCCAGGACCTGAACGCCCACCTGGACGAGCACGGCCGTTTCCAGGCCGAGTATGACGAGCTGACTGCCTCCCGCGACGCGGCGGCCCAGGCCTACGAGGCCGAGAACGCCGACCTGCAGAAGCTGGTGGACGAGAAAAGCCGGCACCAGGCCGAGCTGGAAGCCGAAAAGCTGAAGCAGGCCGAGGGCGTGAGCCTGAGGGAAGAACGGGAGCAGCAGCGGGCTGTGCTGAACGATACCCTGCTGGACCTGAAAACCCGACTGGCCGGCTTTACCACCAAGAAAAGCTTTCACGAGGACCAGCTGAAGCGCGTGAGCGCAGAGCAGGAGCGCAGCAGCCAGCTGCTCTCCGATACCCTGCTGGAGGCCGAACAGAACGAGCGCACCCGCGCCCGTCTGGCGGCAGAGACTGAGAGCCTCAGAAACCAGACCGAGGAGGCTGAGAAAAAAGCCCAGGGCCTGAAAAATGACTACAGCGTGCTGGAAAATAACTACAAGGTTAACCTTTCCCAGCGCGATTATCTCAAGAGCGTCCAGAAAAATTACAGCGACTACTTCCCGAGCATCCGGACCATCATGAACTCCCGGGAGCACCTGGGCGATATGATCGACAAGGTCTACGGCCCGGTCGGGGAGCTCCTGTCCATCCCTGACCGCTTTACCATGGCTGTGGACGTGGCCCTGGGGGGCAAAAGCCAGAACATTGTGGTGGAGGATGTGACCACTGCCAACCAGTGCATCAATATTTTGAAGAAACAGCGGGCAGGCCGGGCGACCTTTCTGCCCCTGGACAACCTGCGCTACGGCCGGGTAGAGGCCCGGGACCTGGAGATCCTGTCCCGCTCGCCGGGTTTTGAGGGCATCGCCTCCGAGCTGGTAGAGTACGGACCCCGGTTTAAGCGGGTCATCGAGAGCCTGCTGGGCCGCATTGTGGTGGCCGCCGATTTTAACGCCGGGCGGGCCATCCAGAAAGCCCTGTTCGGCAAATATACGGTGGTGACCCTGGAGGGCGAAATCTTTTACCCCGGCGGCGCCATCGTGGGGGGGTACACCAAGAGCGGCAAGCAGTCGCCCCTGTTTAAAAAGGCCGAGATCGAAAAGCTGGAAGCCGAGATGAAACGGCAGGACAGCGAAAAACTCAAGATCAAGGCCGCCTACCGCGAGGCCTTTAAGGCCTATGAGGCCCTGAAAGAGGCCGCCAAAAAGGCCGAGCTGCGCCTGAACAGCGTGGAGCAGGAGCACTGGAAAATCAGCCAGAACCTGGAGACCACCAAAAAGCGCATGGCCGAGAGCGACCGCATTTTTAAAAGCCTGCAGGACGATGCGGGAAGCTCGCTCGAAAATGAAAAACGCCTGCGGGAAACCGTGGCTCAGAAGGAGGCCGAGCTGGCCGCTCTGGAGGCGGAAATGGAGCAGGACGATACCGGCAGCGCCGAGTACATCGAGGTGGTCCGCGGGGCCATCGAGGGCCTGAACCGCAAAATCTCCGAGGGACGGATCAAGCTGGCCCGGGACAATGAGGGCATCCGCTCCCTGGAGCAGCAGATGGCCATGATCCACAGCCAGATCGAGACCTGCATCAGCCGTGAGAAAAAGGTCGAGAGTGAGATCCGGGCCTGCCGCGAGAGCAGCGCCCTGCACCGCACCCGCTGTGAGGTCCTGAAGGTCGAGACCGAGGAGCTGCAGGCAGCCGTGGATGAAAAGCGCGCGGCCTTAGAGAGCTTCTCCACCGAGACGCGAGAGCAGACCGCCATCAGCGAGGCCCTGGAGCAGGAGATCAAGGACCTGAACCATCAGCTCATCCTGCAGAATGAGACAAAGAACAACGCCGAGATGGCAAAGAATAAGCTGGAGATGCAGATGACCCACTGGGAAGAAAATATCTTCGAGAGCTATGACATGAACTTTGTCATGGTGGGGGACATCTACGAGGCCCTGAGCCAGGAGGACCTGGACCTGAGCCCCGAAAACCAGCGCAGCTTAAAGGGCCGCATGGCCGCCATGGGCAATGTGAACGTGGGGGCCATCGAGGAATATTTAGAGCTGAACGAGCGCTACGGCTTTATGAGCGCCCAGTACAAGGACCTGACCAAGGCCAAGGGCGAGCTGGAGCGCATTATTGACAGCCTGTACGAATCCATGGAGCGGCAGTTTGCAAAGCAGTTCGCCGAGCTCCAGAAGAAATTCACCCGGATCTTCGGCATCCTCTTTGAGGGCGGCAAGGCCCACATCGAGTATACCGACCCCGAAAACGTGCTGGAAAGCGGCATCGAGCTGGTGGCCCAGCCGCCAGGCAAGAACCTGCGCCACATTTCCCTGCTGTCAGGGGGCGAGAAATCCATGATCGCCATCGCGCTGCTGTTCTCCTTCCTGGAGCTGAACCCGTCGCCCTTCTGCGTCATCGACGAGATCGACGCCGCTCTGGACGACCATAACATCTACCGGTTCACCAGCTATTTAGAGCATATTGCCACCGACAACCAGTTTATTATCATCACCCACCGTAAGAGCACCCTGGAGGCCTGCGACGCCATATACGGCGTTTCCATGGCCAAAAACGGGATCTCCAAGCTGGTGGCGGTAAGGCTGTCGGATTATATTGAGCCGGGAGCTTAA
- the ftsY gene encoding signal recognition particle-docking protein FtsY, whose protein sequence is MSELTLYERMCQKLKKTKDSFIQKVENVVYYGDLDDDFFDELEETFILSDLGIETATKITETLREQIKETKTKAKQDVMDLLRQIMTEMVEVEKHQTELPVIMLVVGVNGVGKTTTIAKLAQKYKDQGKKVMVAAADTFRAAAAEQLDVWAGRVGVDIIKSVQGADPSSVVFDAIGAARARGADILLCDTAGRLHNKVNLMKELEKITRVVEREGQGFSVHNLLVLDATTGQNALNQAKTFNDAVHLDGIVMTKMDGTAKGGVAIAIIDELQVPIEYVGIGEKPEDLIDFDAGEFVRMLYEGGGQNEEMED, encoded by the coding sequence ATGTCAGAACTGACCCTTTATGAGCGGATGTGCCAAAAGCTCAAAAAGACAAAAGATAGCTTTATACAGAAGGTCGAGAACGTCGTGTACTACGGCGACCTCGACGATGATTTTTTCGATGAGCTGGAGGAAACCTTTATCCTTTCCGACCTGGGCATCGAAACCGCCACCAAGATCACCGAAACCCTGCGTGAGCAGATCAAGGAGACCAAGACCAAGGCCAAGCAGGACGTCATGGATCTGCTCAGGCAGATCATGACCGAGATGGTCGAGGTGGAAAAACACCAGACCGAATTACCAGTGATCATGCTGGTGGTGGGCGTCAACGGTGTGGGCAAAACCACCACCATCGCCAAGCTGGCCCAGAAGTACAAGGACCAGGGCAAAAAGGTCATGGTGGCCGCGGCCGATACCTTCAGAGCCGCCGCGGCCGAACAGCTGGACGTGTGGGCCGGCCGCGTGGGCGTGGACATTATCAAGAGTGTGCAGGGGGCAGACCCCTCCTCCGTCGTCTTTGACGCCATCGGCGCCGCCCGGGCCCGGGGCGCCGATATCCTGCTCTGCGACACCGCCGGGCGCCTGCACAACAAGGTTAACCTGATGAAGGAGCTTGAAAAAATCACCCGGGTGGTCGAACGGGAGGGCCAGGGCTTTAGCGTGCATAACCTGCTGGTGCTCGACGCGACCACAGGCCAGAACGCCCTGAACCAGGCCAAAACCTTTAACGACGCCGTACACCTGGATGGCATTGTCATGACCAAAATGGACGGCACCGCCAAGGGCGGCGTGGCCATTGCCATCATCGACGAGCTCCAGGTGCCCATCGAGTATGTGGGCATCGGGGAAAAGCCCGAAGACCTCATTGATTTTGACGCCGGCGAATTTGTGCGCATGCTGTATGAGGGCGGCGGACAGAATGAAGAAATGGAAGATTAA
- the ylxM gene encoding YlxM family DNA-binding protein, with protein MEKNVLERLLFDFYGELLTDKQKMIMDYYYNDDYNLAEIGDVVHVTRQGVYDVVKRSKAQMQAYEDKLKLVERFLKSQELIDGVILELGALLETELVAEHPALGSELTAIKEKMNRISEDY; from the coding sequence ATGGAAAAGAACGTATTAGAGCGGTTACTCTTTGATTTTTACGGAGAATTGCTGACAGACAAGCAGAAAATGATCATGGATTATTATTATAACGATGATTATAATCTGGCCGAAATCGGCGATGTGGTTCATGTCACAAGGCAGGGCGTCTACGACGTGGTCAAGCGTTCTAAAGCGCAGATGCAGGCCTACGAGGACAAGCTGAAGCTGGTCGAGCGGTTTTTAAAAAGCCAGGAGCTCATCGACGGTGTGATCCTCGAGCTGGGAGCGCTTCTCGAGACCGAGCTGGTCGCAGAGCATCCGGCACTGGGCAGCGAGCTGACAGCCATCAAAGAGAAAATGAACAGAATTAGCGAAGATTATTAG
- the ffh gene encoding signal recognition particle protein, which produces MIFEGLNEKFQNIFSNLKRKGKLSEEDIKAASREIKLALLEADVNFKVVKQFTKAVSERAVGEEVLKSLTPGQQFIKIVNDEMTKLLGGELQKMEFVDQGINIFMMVGLQGAGKTTTAAKIANLLRKEKKFKPLLVACDVYRPAAIDQLEILGKELDIPVYLNKDEKDPRVIAKKALEFAEAEGYNLVIIDTAGRLQIDETLMNELVDLKELLEPTEILLVVDGMTGQESVNVADEFNRQLEITGVVLTKLDGDTRGGAALSVTYTTGKTIKYIGTGEKLTDIELFYPDRMANRILGMGDVLSLIDKAQNVFDEEKAKALEEKLRSQEFDLNDFLDQMQQLQELGSIGDLMEMMPGVNKKMLKGMNMDAAEGQTKQTEAIIRSMTPEERLKPGIINGSRRKRIALGSGTTVSDVNRMLKGFEQTKKMMKQMGAMQGKAKKGRFKLPFM; this is translated from the coding sequence ATGATTTTTGAAGGCTTGAATGAAAAATTTCAAAACATCTTCTCAAACTTAAAACGCAAGGGCAAGCTGAGCGAAGAGGACATTAAGGCTGCCAGCCGCGAAATCAAGCTGGCGCTTTTGGAAGCCGACGTCAACTTCAAGGTTGTCAAGCAGTTCACAAAGGCCGTGAGCGAGCGCGCCGTGGGCGAGGAGGTCTTAAAATCTCTGACCCCGGGACAGCAGTTTATTAAAATCGTCAACGACGAGATGACCAAGCTGCTGGGCGGTGAGCTCCAGAAAATGGAATTTGTGGACCAGGGCATCAACATCTTTATGATGGTGGGGCTCCAGGGGGCGGGTAAAACCACCACTGCGGCCAAAATCGCGAACCTTCTGCGCAAGGAAAAGAAGTTTAAACCACTGCTGGTGGCCTGTGACGTCTACCGTCCCGCGGCCATCGACCAGTTAGAAATACTGGGCAAGGAGCTGGACATTCCCGTTTACCTGAACAAGGACGAGAAGGACCCCAGAGTCATTGCCAAAAAGGCCCTGGAATTTGCCGAGGCTGAGGGTTACAACCTGGTGATCATTGATACCGCCGGGCGCCTCCAGATCGACGAAACCCTGATGAACGAGCTGGTAGACCTCAAGGAGCTGCTCGAACCAACCGAGATCCTGCTGGTGGTCGACGGCATGACCGGTCAGGAATCCGTGAATGTGGCCGACGAATTTAACAGGCAGCTGGAAATTACCGGCGTTGTTTTAACCAAGCTGGACGGGGATACCCGTGGCGGGGCGGCACTGTCCGTCACCTACACCACCGGGAAAACCATCAAATACATCGGGACCGGCGAAAAGCTGACCGATATTGAGCTTTTCTACCCCGACCGCATGGCCAACCGGATTCTGGGCATGGGCGATGTCCTGTCACTCATTGACAAGGCACAGAATGTGTTCGACGAGGAAAAGGCTAAAGCGCTCGAGGAAAAGCTGAGAAGTCAGGAATTTGACCTCAACGATTTTCTGGACCAGATGCAGCAGCTCCAGGAGCTGGGCTCCATCGGTGATCTGATGGAAATGATGCCCGGGGTCAACAAAAAAATGCTGAAGGGCATGAACATGGACGCCGCCGAGGGACAGACCAAACAGACCGAGGCCATTATTCGTTCCATGACGCCCGAGGAAAGGCTGAAGCCCGGAATCATTAACGGCAGCCGCAGGAAGCGCATCGCGCTCGGCAGCGGCACCACCGTCTCCGACGTCAACCGGATGCTCAAAGGCTTTGAGCAGACCAAAAAGATGATGAAGCAGATGGGCGCCATGCAGGGCAAGGCCAAAAAAGGACGGTTCAAGCTACCGTTTATGTAA
- the rpsP gene encoding 30S ribosomal protein S16, which yields MAVKIRLKRMGKKKKPFYRVVVADIRAPRDGKFIEEVGFYNPCVEPAELKLNAEAIKGWLANGAKPTDTVQALLKKENIIG from the coding sequence ATGGCAGTTAAAATCAGATTAAAAAGAATGGGTAAAAAGAAAAAACCTTTCTATAGAGTCGTTGTTGCGGACATCCGCGCACCAAGAGATGGTAAATTCATCGAAGAAGTAGGTTTCTACAATCCATGCGTAGAACCCGCAGAATTAAAGCTGAACGCTGAAGCCATCAAAGGCTGGTTAGCCAACGGCGCAAAACCGACCGACACTGTTCAGGCATTACTGAAAAAAGAAAATATTATTGGATAG
- a CDS encoding KH domain-containing protein: MKKLVEIIAKALVDHPDAVVVNEIDKEQSIVLELKVADEDMGKVIGKQGRIAKAIRTVLKAAATKDDKRVVLEIVQ, encoded by the coding sequence ATGAAAAAGCTTGTAGAAATCATTGCTAAAGCGCTGGTCGATCATCCGGACGCAGTCGTCGTCAACGAAATTGACAAGGAACAGAGCATTGTTCTGGAACTCAAGGTCGCCGACGAGGACATGGGTAAGGTGATTGGCAAGCAGGGCCGCATTGCCAAGGCAATCCGTACGGTTCTCAAAGCAGCGGCTACAAAAGACGATAAACGCGTTGTACTGGAAATTGTTCAATAG